GGCGCATGTTCAGCTCCTGCACATCCAGCGGACGAAAGCGCTGGTTATTGATGGTGCGGGCACGCTGCACCACTTGCTCCAGGTGTGCCAGAAAGTCTGCGGTTCGGGTGGGAGTAGCGTCCATACAAGTATTACCTAGGTGGTGCCAAGGTACACTACTCGGGGCGTTTGGCCAACCTAAGCCTAGACGATAGGCGCAAATAGATGCCGAAAAAGTACTTATAGCTAAATTCCACTGGCCGCATCCCGCAAAATATCCAACCCTTCCATTCTATAATGCAGTTGCTTATATTTAGCCTATGTCGGAAGCTACTTTACCTCTGCCTTGCCTTATTATAGCGGCTGATGCCTTATTGGCGCAGCAAGCCGAGGGTTTTCTCGCTACTTCTCCTTCGCTCCAATGCCTGGGCAGCTATTCCTCCCTGGCCGCTGCCCAGGCCCAAGCGGGCCCGCCTCCCGCCCTTGTAGTGCTGGACGAAGCCACTTTGCTACAGCAACCGGACTTTACCCTGGGAGCCTGGCCTGAGCCGCCGGTTGTAATTTTGTTGGCGCAAGTGCCGGATCAGGCGCGGCCCCTGCCCTGGCCCGTGGCCGATGCCATTGAAAAGCCGCTGCACTTCCCTCGCTTTTTGAAAGCCACGCAAAAGGCGCTGGAAATGCGGCTGCAACCGGTCTTTCAATCGTTGCCCACGCCCAACAACAACGATTTTATCGTTATTAAGCAAGGAAAGCAGTTGCTGGAAGTGGTATTTGATGAGGTGCGCTACGTGGAGGCCCTCAGCGACTATGTCCATATTATCACGGGGCAGCGCAAAATACTGGTGCATGGCACCATGCGGGCCATGGAGCAGCGTTTTCCCAATCCGCTCTTTCTCCGGGTGCACCGCTCCTATATTATCAATACCAAATGGGTACAGGGCCTGGAGAGAAATACCATTACCATCACGCATAAGCAGATTCCCATTGGCAGCACGTACCTCAAGCGTGTGCGGCATGAGTTAGGTGCGCTGTAAGCTTCACTTTTCCGGTGGCTGGGGGATTTGAGTTGGGAAGTTATTGCATCAGTATTATAGCACACCATTTCCTGACATAATTCGATTTTCTTTGATAAAGCATATTTATAATTAGACTCAGATAAATAATTTTAAT
The Hymenobacter sp. DG25B genome window above contains:
- a CDS encoding LytR/AlgR family response regulator transcription factor, with the translated sequence MSEATLPLPCLIIAADALLAQQAEGFLATSPSLQCLGSYSSLAAAQAQAGPPPALVVLDEATLLQQPDFTLGAWPEPPVVILLAQVPDQARPLPWPVADAIEKPLHFPRFLKATQKALEMRLQPVFQSLPTPNNNDFIVIKQGKQLLEVVFDEVRYVEALSDYVHIITGQRKILVHGTMRAMEQRFPNPLFLRVHRSYIINTKWVQGLERNTITITHKQIPIGSTYLKRVRHELGAL